The nucleotide sequence tgggtgggggtgggggtgggggtgggggccggtgcagagttctggatgagctgaagGTTATGGAAGATGGGAAGTCGGCCAGGATAACCTTGTAACTCCATCGCATCCaggctccccccccaaccccccaaccccGATCGTTTGATGcggcccccccccactcccccccccccccgcctcgccATCTGCATCCTCTCGTGCCAAGTCTGTCGCGATGAACCAAGTCGGGTCAGCCAGCCAGAAGGAATTTTGGGGGCAGCGTTCCCAGAGCTCCATGGTCCTCAGTTGGTGATCTGCTCCTGCTGCCAGGTAGAGGTCGGGATGGCACTGTAAGGGTCAATGACTATCCGGGCACAGCGGACAATCATGGCGAAGAGGAAGAGGCAAAGAAGGGCAAGGAAGGCGAGGGCGAAACCCTTGTCCAGGT is from Heterodontus francisci isolate sHetFra1 chromosome 46, sHetFra1.hap1, whole genome shotgun sequence and encodes:
- the LOC137356981 gene encoding cortexin domain-containing 1 protein-like, with amino-acid sequence MTGLGEGQMTPMAQDSDHTYIDLDKGFALAFLALLCLFLFAMIVRCARIVIDPYSAIPTSTWQQEQITN